The following proteins are encoded in a genomic region of Sorangiineae bacterium MSr12523:
- the dapB gene encoding 4-hydroxy-tetrahydrodipicolinate reductase, with the protein MSDAPRTRVAIVGSAGKMGQTLVRLANEDPEIELVTVLDQGDAMSALAAFPGAVAIEFSSPSGTRGLAEIAPSAGVSIVSGTTGLDDAAVRALDEASRKVPVFTAANMSIGVHVLGVLIERAIAMLGPGFDLELVEAHHRRKVDAPSGTALKLASIAQSARGAASLVHGRRPDLRAARSREEIGMHAVRGGDVIGDHTLYLLGDGERLELTHRATNRDLFAHGALRAAKWLSTQPPGHYGMEHLVGSASP; encoded by the coding sequence ATGAGCGACGCGCCGCGGACGCGGGTGGCCATCGTCGGGTCGGCCGGAAAAATGGGGCAAACGTTGGTGCGTCTCGCCAATGAGGATCCCGAGATCGAGTTGGTCACCGTCCTCGACCAAGGGGACGCGATGAGTGCGCTCGCCGCGTTTCCCGGCGCCGTGGCCATCGAGTTCTCCAGTCCCTCGGGCACCCGAGGCCTCGCGGAGATCGCGCCCAGCGCCGGCGTCTCCATCGTGAGCGGCACCACGGGACTCGACGACGCCGCGGTGCGTGCGCTCGACGAGGCGAGCCGCAAGGTACCCGTCTTCACGGCGGCGAACATGAGCATCGGCGTGCACGTGCTCGGTGTCCTCATCGAGCGCGCCATTGCCATGTTGGGCCCGGGCTTCGACCTCGAGCTCGTGGAAGCGCACCACCGACGCAAGGTCGATGCGCCGAGCGGTACGGCCTTGAAGCTTGCGTCCATCGCGCAGTCTGCGCGCGGCGCCGCGTCGCTCGTCCACGGGCGCCGCCCGGATTTGCGCGCGGCGCGCTCCCGCGAGGAAATCGGCATGCACGCCGTCCGCGGGGGCGACGTCATCGGCGATCACACCTTGTACCTGCTCGGCGACGGCGAGCGCCTCGAGCTCACCCACCGCGCCACGAACCGCGATCTCTTTGCCCACGGCGCACTCCGTGCGGCCAAGTGGCTCTCGACCCAGCCACCCGGCCACTACGGCATGGAGCACTTGGTCGGCAGCGCGAGCCCCTAG